From a single Pseudomonadota bacterium genomic region:
- a CDS encoding sodium-dependent transporter, with product MSRPKFSSQWATVMTMTGLAVGLGNVWRFPYMMGQHGGGAFLVMYLLLMLAFAVPAMSAEWAFGRSTGRGPIGAMAAAFGKTPGTAAGIIVLLSVLVTASYYSLVVGNVAYSTWFAVRHGFAEQTLETYQQELGNHPLQLAFALLVVLASTLIVTRGLKRGVELANVVLVPLFGVAAVYLIFAVLRLDGAFDKLTGFITPDFSRLNVDVAFAALGQACFSVGLSGTVGVVLGSYLRRRQAVLGTALTTAGLDVMAALLAALFVVPAVLMFGIDMTAGPGLLFDTLPHLFSLLPGGRWLAGIFLLSWVSVALLSIVATLDTLTTGFGELKLLAPLRRWLTPAFGLAIAILVTPIAFNPQWLGMLDTIFGSGMFILGSLLAITGLGWGLGKRTTAQEIDPTGGMPWLVFWIRWVIPPTVAVILVGFVYSSVTGGH from the coding sequence ATGAGTCGACCGAAGTTTTCTTCCCAGTGGGCAACCGTCATGACGATGACCGGTCTCGCCGTTGGGCTGGGCAACGTCTGGCGCTTTCCCTACATGATGGGGCAGCACGGCGGCGGCGCTTTTCTCGTGATGTATCTGCTGCTGATGCTGGCTTTTGCCGTGCCGGCCATGAGCGCGGAGTGGGCGTTTGGGCGATCCACCGGCCGCGGGCCGATCGGCGCCATGGCGGCGGCCTTCGGTAAAACGCCGGGCACTGCGGCGGGCATCATCGTGCTGCTGAGCGTGCTCGTTACCGCAAGCTACTATTCGCTGGTGGTCGGCAACGTTGCCTACAGCACCTGGTTTGCCGTGAGGCACGGCTTTGCAGAGCAAACGCTGGAAACCTATCAGCAGGAGCTTGGCAACCATCCGCTGCAGCTGGCTTTTGCGCTGCTGGTGGTGCTGGCCTCAACGCTGATTGTCACGCGAGGGCTCAAACGAGGTGTCGAGCTGGCCAACGTGGTGCTTGTGCCACTGTTCGGCGTGGCGGCCGTTTATCTGATCTTTGCGGTCCTGCGGCTGGACGGGGCGTTTGACAAGCTGACGGGGTTTATCACGCCCGATTTCTCGCGCCTGAACGTCGACGTCGCCTTTGCCGCGCTGGGTCAGGCCTGTTTTTCGGTGGGCCTCTCCGGCACCGTCGGCGTGGTGCTGGGCAGCTATCTGCGCCGGCGGCAGGCGGTGCTCGGCACCGCGCTGACAACCGCCGGCCTGGACGTTATGGCCGCGCTGCTGGCGGCACTTTTTGTGGTGCCGGCGGTGCTGATGTTTGGCATCGACATGACGGCCGGACCCGGGCTGTTGTTCGACACCCTGCCCCACCTTTTCAGCCTGCTGCCCGGCGGACGCTGGCTGGCCGGCATTTTCCTGCTGTCCTGGGTCAGCGTGGCGCTGCTGAGTATCGTCGCCACCCTGGATACCCTGACCACCGGCTTTGGCGAGCTCAAGCTCCTGGCGCCGCTGCGCCGCTGGCTGACGCCGGCGTTTGGACTGGCGATTGCGATCCTGGTGACGCCGATCGCGTTTAATCCGCAGTGGCTGGGCATGCTGGACACCATCTTTGGCTCCGGCATGTTTATCCTCGGCTCCCTGCTGGCGATTACCGGGCTGGGGTGGGGCTTAGGAAAGCGAACAACGGCACAGGAAATTGACCCCACCGGCGGCATGCCGTGGCTCGTGTTTTGGATTCGGTGGGTGATACCGCCGACGGTGGCGGTGATTCTGGTCGGCTTTGTTTACAGCTCAGTGACCGGCGGCCACTGA